A window of Sphingobacterium sp. SRCM116780 contains these coding sequences:
- a CDS encoding SusC/RagA family TonB-linked outer membrane protein, with protein sequence MKKRSVVFLAANLLLSTAIYAQTVLKGRVVDKEGKPIPGVSITLKDGTGTQTGSNGEFSISYKQQGPLSISAIGYERKQVAISNQTTIEVTLASNDETLDEVVVTAMGITREKKSLGYAVQDVKAKELTSAGQLNLTNSLSGKVAGVQVNQFGGAVGASARIAIRGNSSLLAEQQPLIVIDGVPISNRTQRSGDNTYNGVDYGSGLNDINPEDIESVTVLKGGSAALYGMRAGKGVIMITTKSGKRASDGVVLSYDGNFTVDQAATIPKYQDLYGQGNRGDEYHYGLLGNGLSYQDYAQQKSFTYVDGAGAGVNDNFDESWGPRLDKGLLLPQFNSPVVNGVRQATPWISHPSNVKDFFQTGYSQNHNISLLAKGANSSTRASLSYRNQKGTVPNTDQKKYTAQVNNDYKINDKFSFDIMSNYTRTESDNLVSQGYDGANPMNGLIWFGRQVDMKDLKENWDQRDDQGNYTYYNWNSSYHMNPYFSMNKTLNSLNLNRIFGKSSLYYQPYEFLKFEGRVGIDHVDTKMFERNYFNYDHPLGSFREMKNRNTEFNLDFLTNFNKQFGDFNVVGTLGANYRDAQFESNTLGADGLTVLGVYTITNKVGDAVTAMDHSHSRSNSVYGQASVGWRDQLYVDVTARNDWSSTVNDAFFYPSLSLSWIPTTSFANLKSDILSYWKLRFNIAAVGNGTDPYRNQNYYYAQNNSYGGIAQMYKSMIYAIKDIQPERINTWEVGTEVGFFKDRLHADFTYYHKNAINQILSVATSNVVGFSNMVLNAGNIESKGVELQLRGDILKNENALNWTATINYSKDKSKILELYPELDLNVYQLGWTWGIANTATVGESWGALRGNAYDRVEDGPMKGAIKVNNSGFVESKPGEVIGHVVPDFLASLRNDFRYKDFSFGFMLDFRKGGDIWSQTMSHSYTTGVAEITAANGIRERAIVAGKDVMQNERYAMKQGNDWVENTIQVNAQDWFESGGISESYVFDGSFLKLREAYLTYTIPEHVYNRIKGIKRANVSLVGSNLALLWVDKSNTMRLDPETGGVSSDSRGMGFEQATVPSSRSIGLKLGFSF encoded by the coding sequence ATGAAAAAAAGAAGTGTAGTATTTCTAGCCGCGAATTTACTCTTAAGTACGGCAATCTATGCACAGACTGTATTAAAAGGTCGGGTAGTAGATAAAGAAGGAAAACCAATCCCCGGAGTTTCCATTACATTAAAAGATGGGACAGGTACCCAAACAGGATCAAATGGAGAATTTTCGATCAGTTACAAACAACAGGGACCATTAAGTATCTCTGCTATTGGATATGAAAGGAAGCAGGTCGCGATCTCTAATCAGACAACGATTGAAGTTACTTTAGCTTCCAATGATGAAACATTGGATGAAGTAGTAGTAACCGCAATGGGGATAACAAGAGAAAAAAAATCTCTTGGTTATGCTGTTCAGGATGTAAAGGCCAAGGAATTAACAAGTGCTGGACAGTTAAACTTGACAAATTCCCTTTCCGGTAAAGTTGCTGGTGTTCAAGTCAATCAATTTGGTGGTGCGGTAGGTGCTTCTGCTCGTATTGCTATTCGTGGTAACTCTTCACTTCTAGCGGAGCAACAACCGCTTATTGTGATCGATGGTGTGCCGATATCCAACAGAACACAACGATCAGGAGATAACACCTATAATGGGGTGGATTATGGATCGGGATTGAATGATATTAACCCAGAAGACATTGAAAGTGTAACCGTACTTAAAGGAGGTTCTGCCGCATTATACGGTATGCGTGCTGGTAAAGGAGTAATCATGATTACGACAAAGTCTGGTAAAAGAGCTAGCGATGGAGTAGTATTGTCTTACGATGGAAATTTCACTGTAGATCAAGCGGCAACTATTCCAAAATATCAAGATTTATATGGTCAGGGTAATCGAGGTGATGAATATCATTATGGTTTATTAGGAAATGGGTTATCGTATCAAGATTATGCACAACAAAAATCATTTACATACGTAGATGGTGCAGGAGCAGGAGTGAACGATAATTTCGATGAATCATGGGGACCTCGATTAGATAAAGGATTATTATTACCGCAGTTCAATAGCCCCGTTGTGAATGGTGTAAGACAAGCTACTCCTTGGATCTCTCACCCAAGTAATGTGAAAGATTTTTTTCAAACAGGGTATTCTCAGAACCACAATATTTCTCTGTTAGCAAAAGGAGCAAATTCATCTACTAGAGCATCTTTATCTTACCGAAATCAAAAGGGCACGGTTCCCAATACCGATCAAAAAAAATATACAGCCCAAGTGAATAATGATTATAAGATAAACGATAAGTTTTCTTTTGATATTATGTCTAATTATACGAGAACAGAAAGTGATAATTTAGTTTCTCAGGGTTACGATGGGGCAAATCCAATGAATGGGTTAATATGGTTTGGTCGCCAAGTGGATATGAAAGATTTGAAGGAGAATTGGGATCAACGAGACGATCAAGGTAACTATACCTATTATAACTGGAATTCATCCTATCATATGAATCCTTATTTTTCGATGAATAAAACATTAAATTCGCTCAATCTCAATCGAATCTTTGGAAAATCATCTCTTTATTACCAACCGTATGAGTTTTTGAAATTTGAAGGACGTGTGGGAATAGATCATGTGGATACCAAGATGTTTGAACGGAATTATTTCAATTATGATCATCCACTGGGTAGTTTTCGGGAGATGAAAAATCGCAATACCGAATTTAATTTAGATTTTTTAACAAACTTTAATAAGCAATTTGGTGATTTTAATGTCGTAGGAACCTTAGGAGCCAATTATCGTGATGCACAATTTGAGTCTAATACCTTAGGTGCTGATGGACTTACAGTATTGGGGGTGTACACAATAACGAATAAAGTTGGTGATGCGGTTACAGCAATGGATCATAGTCATAGTCGTTCCAATTCAGTATATGGACAAGCATCTGTTGGCTGGAGGGATCAATTGTATGTAGATGTTACTGCTCGTAATGATTGGTCTTCTACGGTAAACGATGCCTTTTTCTATCCATCGTTGAGCTTAAGTTGGATTCCTACCACTTCATTTGCCAATTTAAAAAGCGATATTTTATCCTATTGGAAATTACGATTTAATATTGCTGCTGTCGGTAACGGAACAGACCCATATCGCAATCAGAACTATTACTATGCTCAAAATAATTCATACGGAGGTATCGCCCAAATGTATAAAAGTATGATTTATGCTATAAAGGATATCCAGCCAGAACGGATCAATACATGGGAAGTAGGTACTGAAGTTGGTTTCTTTAAAGATCGTTTGCATGCTGATTTTACCTATTATCACAAAAATGCGATCAATCAAATTCTATCTGTGGCAACCTCAAATGTTGTTGGATTTAGCAATATGGTCTTAAATGCTGGAAATATAGAAAGTAAAGGGGTCGAGTTGCAACTGAGAGGTGATATCTTAAAGAATGAAAATGCTTTGAATTGGACGGCAACAATCAACTACTCCAAAGATAAAAGTAAAATTTTGGAATTGTATCCTGAATTAGATTTGAATGTTTATCAATTAGGCTGGACATGGGGAATTGCCAATACGGCTACGGTTGGCGAATCTTGGGGAGCTTTAAGAGGAAATGCTTATGATCGAGTGGAGGATGGCCCCATGAAAGGTGCTATTAAAGTCAATAATAGTGGTTTTGTAGAGAGTAAACCTGGAGAGGTTATTGGACATGTGGTTCCAGATTTTTTAGCTAGCCTGCGCAATGACTTCCGATACAAAGATTTTAGTTTTGGATTTATGCTTGACTTTAGAAAAGGAGGGGATATTTGGTCTCAGACAATGAGTCATAGTTATACAACAGGTGTTGCTGAGATTACTGCTGCAAATGGAATTCGTGAGCGCGCGATAGTAGCGGGAAAAGATGTGATGCAGAATGAACGCTATGCGATGAAACAGGGTAATGATTGGGTAGAAAATACGATCCAAGTAAACGCGCAAGATTGGTTTGAGTCAGGTGGAATTTCAGAATCTTATGTTTTCGATGGTTCATTCTTAAAATTAAGAGAAGCTTATTTAACGTATACAATACCTGAACATGTTTATAACCGCATTAAAGGAATAAAAAGAGCAAATGTATCATTAGTTGGATCCAACTTAGCTTTATTATGGGTGGACAAATCAAATACGATGCGTCTAGATCCTGAAACAGGAGGGGTGTCTAGTGATAGTAGAGGAATGGGATTTGAACAAGCGACAGTACCATCTTCTCGTAGTATTGGTTTAAAATTAGGTTTTTCATTCTAA
- a CDS encoding glycoside hydrolase family 127 protein — translation MKNYISLVIPLLFAYPTVQAQTFLPHTQIKTTVSEKVNIQAKAYNLEEVTLYQSPFLVAQQADVKLLKWMQPDRLLAGFRTNAGLQPKADKYGGWESMGLAGHSLGHYLSALSLYYGGNKDNDILQRINYIVDELNEIQSARKTGYIGAILEEDRIWSEVAKGDIRTHSFDLNGGWAPWYTIHKIMAGLLDAHIYAKNPTALTVATKFADWADQLLTNLNEEQMQNMLKCEYGGMAEVLTNIYAFTGNEKYLKLSYRFYDKPLLDALANQEDALPGKHANTQIPKAIASARRYQLTGDKKDQDIANFFFQTVLQHHTYATGGNSNYEYFGQQDKLNNTLSDNTTETCNTYNMLKLAQQLFVINPQTSLMDYYERALYNHILASQNPNDGMVTYYTSLRMGGSKEFSDHEHSFTCCMGTGMENHVKYNESIYFKNPNGGIYVNLYIPSQLDDKSQGIQLSQQSNIPTTDFVSFSVNSTSKKVIPLYFRKPSWTTVFTISVNGKEIQPILDEKSGYYVISQKWGKNDQIQLQLGSGFHTEAMPDNPNRRAIFYGPVILAAQLGLDEPDPVEGIPVLISNSNDPKDWVQMENANYLNFKTKAKTAYPNTIALKPFNQFVNEHYTLYWDVFTADQWKVQQAKYEADKFAQRELESRTLAFFRPGEMQPERDHEFTGEHLETGEDHNRKWRIASPKGYMSFTMKVNPTDNNELMLTYWGMDNRDRTFNIEVDGKVIAQQDVNQFKESKFYDINYQIPKELTKGKSKVTIKLIPKDERNSAGPIYGARTVVSKK, via the coding sequence ATGAAAAATTATATATCCCTCGTTATTCCTTTATTATTTGCCTATCCAACAGTTCAGGCTCAAACGTTTTTACCACATACACAGATAAAAACCACTGTCTCTGAAAAGGTAAACATACAAGCCAAAGCGTATAATCTGGAAGAAGTTACATTGTACCAAAGTCCATTTTTAGTTGCACAACAAGCGGATGTCAAACTGTTAAAATGGATGCAACCCGATCGCCTTCTAGCAGGATTTAGAACAAATGCAGGACTTCAGCCCAAGGCAGATAAATATGGTGGTTGGGAATCAATGGGATTAGCAGGACATAGCTTAGGGCATTATCTATCTGCATTATCGCTTTATTATGGGGGAAATAAAGATAATGATATCCTACAACGGATCAATTATATTGTAGATGAATTAAATGAAATTCAAAGTGCTCGAAAAACAGGATACATAGGTGCCATACTAGAGGAAGATCGTATCTGGTCGGAAGTAGCCAAAGGAGATATTCGGACACATAGTTTTGATCTTAACGGAGGCTGGGCTCCTTGGTATACCATTCATAAAATTATGGCTGGTCTTTTAGATGCCCATATTTATGCTAAAAATCCGACAGCACTAACAGTTGCGACAAAATTTGCAGACTGGGCAGATCAACTTCTTACCAATCTAAACGAAGAACAAATGCAAAACATGTTAAAATGTGAGTATGGAGGAATGGCGGAAGTTTTGACAAACATCTATGCATTTACTGGTAATGAGAAATATCTCAAACTTTCCTATCGATTTTATGATAAGCCTTTACTAGATGCGCTAGCCAATCAAGAAGATGCCCTTCCTGGCAAGCACGCCAATACACAAATTCCAAAAGCTATCGCCAGTGCAAGAAGATATCAGCTAACAGGTGATAAGAAAGATCAGGATATTGCCAACTTTTTCTTCCAGACGGTCCTTCAGCATCATACTTATGCTACTGGAGGAAACAGTAATTATGAGTATTTCGGTCAGCAGGATAAACTCAATAATACTCTTTCAGACAATACAACTGAAACCTGTAATACCTATAACATGCTAAAACTTGCGCAGCAATTATTTGTTATCAACCCACAAACATCCCTGATGGATTATTATGAAAGAGCCCTGTATAATCATATTCTAGCTTCTCAAAACCCCAATGATGGTATGGTTACTTACTATACCTCCTTAAGAATGGGAGGTAGTAAAGAATTTTCAGACCACGAACATTCTTTTACCTGTTGTATGGGTACAGGTATGGAGAACCATGTGAAGTACAATGAATCTATTTATTTCAAAAATCCTAACGGGGGTATCTATGTGAATCTTTATATTCCCTCTCAATTGGATGATAAGAGTCAAGGTATTCAATTAAGCCAGCAGTCAAATATTCCGACAACAGATTTTGTTTCATTTTCAGTCAACAGTACCTCCAAGAAAGTAATTCCTTTGTACTTTCGTAAACCTTCATGGACTACTGTCTTTACCATTTCTGTTAATGGAAAAGAAATACAACCTATCTTAGATGAAAAAAGTGGCTATTATGTAATTAGTCAAAAATGGGGTAAGAATGATCAGATTCAGCTACAATTGGGTAGTGGTTTCCATACGGAAGCAATGCCAGACAATCCAAACAGAAGAGCGATCTTTTATGGCCCTGTTATTTTAGCCGCTCAATTGGGTCTGGACGAACCGGATCCGGTTGAAGGCATTCCTGTTCTTATTAGTAATTCCAATGATCCCAAAGATTGGGTACAAATGGAGAACGCTAATTATTTAAATTTCAAAACAAAAGCTAAAACAGCCTATCCAAACACAATTGCTTTAAAACCATTTAATCAATTTGTAAATGAACACTATACCCTCTATTGGGATGTATTCACAGCAGATCAATGGAAAGTACAACAAGCTAAATATGAAGCAGACAAGTTTGCACAACGTGAATTAGAATCGAGAACACTCGCTTTCTTTAGACCAGGTGAAATGCAACCCGAACGGGATCATGAATTTACAGGAGAACATCTGGAAACAGGTGAAGATCATAATCGAAAATGGCGTATAGCATCTCCAAAAGGGTACATGAGTTTCACCATGAAAGTGAATCCAACGGACAACAATGAATTGATGTTGACCTACTGGGGAATGGATAACAGAGATCGTACATTTAATATAGAGGTCGATGGGAAAGTTATTGCTCAACAAGATGTGAATCAATTCAAAGAAAGTAAATTTTACGATATTAATTATCAGATTCCTAAAGAGCTAACTAAAGGAAAATCAAAAGTTACCATCAAATTAATTCCTAAAGATGAACGCAATTCAGCTGGGCCAATTTATGGTGCTCGAACAGTGGTATCAAAAAAATAA
- a CDS encoding SusD/RagB family nutrient-binding outer membrane lipoprotein, which yields MNSVLKKLSIPASAIILLLSSCTKNFDEINTDPDALNNVPPGNMLINVLRNTGESFGGDVDGYGTFGGYIVKIQYMDKLDGLIPTNNTYGNRWYACYYNNTQLNDLLEKTDAQVEGYKNIRMIARIWQNYMWSYLTDGWRDVPYTEALQGMPDKGSLLKAKYDKQEDIYPAVLKSLKELADEMATGHGTDEVGDFDIIYKGNMLSWQKFCNSLRLRMAMRISGVSPALAKSTIEEITGNKAKYPILETNEENCDINYPGALPYFEPWYNSGIYSKRIDNWGMFDIFIDYMKSVNDPRIAAVAQKNNTGEYVGFKNGLTSGPPVLRSVSWIGNHYINDPAGSTPFYKSCETYYTLAEAAMLGYNVGISAKDAYEKAVKLSMEDNEVAQTDITAYLAAGGKWNNTKERIWWDMWVALFKENFEAWSLYRRTGIPTTNYASLNSIYKETHDEQPYRLPYPNNEYLYNKVNVEAAAKEVADHAWGKKMWWDTRPVKIPHPGE from the coding sequence ATGAATAGTGTTCTAAAGAAATTAAGTATTCCTGCATCTGCAATCATTTTGCTGTTATCCAGTTGTACGAAAAATTTTGATGAAATAAATACAGATCCTGATGCACTAAATAATGTGCCTCCTGGTAACATGTTAATAAATGTACTTCGAAACACAGGTGAATCTTTTGGAGGTGATGTGGATGGGTATGGTACATTTGGTGGTTATATTGTGAAGATCCAATATATGGATAAATTAGACGGTTTAATCCCAACAAATAATACCTATGGAAATCGTTGGTATGCCTGTTATTATAACAATACACAGCTGAATGATTTGTTGGAAAAAACCGATGCACAAGTAGAAGGATATAAAAATATACGTATGATTGCTCGCATATGGCAAAATTATATGTGGTCTTATCTAACCGATGGTTGGCGTGATGTTCCTTATACAGAAGCATTGCAAGGAATGCCAGATAAGGGCAGTTTGTTAAAAGCAAAGTATGATAAACAAGAAGATATTTATCCTGCTGTTTTAAAAAGTTTAAAAGAGCTAGCGGACGAGATGGCGACAGGACATGGAACAGATGAGGTGGGGGATTTTGATATCATCTATAAAGGAAATATGCTCTCCTGGCAAAAATTTTGTAATTCTCTAAGACTTCGAATGGCAATGCGGATCTCGGGTGTTTCTCCTGCATTAGCAAAATCAACAATAGAGGAAATAACAGGAAATAAAGCTAAATATCCAATATTGGAAACGAATGAAGAAAATTGCGACATTAATTATCCTGGTGCATTACCTTATTTCGAGCCTTGGTATAACTCTGGAATCTATAGTAAAAGAATAGATAACTGGGGTATGTTTGATATTTTTATCGATTATATGAAATCTGTAAACGATCCTCGAATTGCTGCTGTTGCTCAAAAAAATAATACAGGTGAATATGTAGGTTTTAAAAATGGTTTAACATCTGGTCCTCCAGTACTGCGGTCGGTATCCTGGATCGGAAACCACTATATCAATGATCCTGCTGGATCTACTCCTTTTTATAAATCATGCGAAACTTATTACACGTTAGCTGAAGCAGCTATGTTAGGCTACAATGTAGGAATTTCGGCCAAAGATGCTTATGAAAAAGCAGTAAAATTATCTATGGAAGATAATGAAGTCGCTCAGACAGATATTACAGCATATCTTGCAGCTGGAGGAAAGTGGAATAATACCAAAGAAAGAATTTGGTGGGATATGTGGGTGGCTCTTTTTAAAGAGAATTTTGAGGCTTGGTCGTTATACCGAAGAACTGGTATTCCGACAACCAATTATGCTTCTTTAAATTCAATATATAAGGAGACGCATGATGAGCAACCTTATCGATTACCATATCCAAATAATGAATACTTATACAATAAGGTGAATGTGGAAGCTGCAGCTAAAGAGGTTGCTGATCACGCTTGGGGTAAAAAAATGTGGTGGGATACTCGACCTGTAAAGATTCCGCATCCGGGGGAATAA
- a CDS encoding AraC family transcriptional regulator: MKTLQFNVPTVHGQSVMVQEDVMDQFYPYFHQHHEAQLMWIIKGSGVLVVEDTLHSFKENDIFFLGANQPHVFKSMSMDDYSNESRSISIFFDPKGKLGSLFNLGEFETLLQFINNNARGFKVPEAYFDAVSKRVIQLKSSDSIDKLMHFFYLLRTLSMMSKDIEPLCVERGVTLTNETVSSNRMHDICNYIKENYKKELTLEEVANQANLTPQAFCRYFKKHCGLTFVSYLNRIRVREVCSQLNEEHLDSVSFVAYNCGFNSITNFNRVFKQIVGCNPKEYVQNYKKTVSTML; the protein is encoded by the coding sequence ATGAAAACTTTGCAATTTAATGTACCTACTGTTCATGGACAAAGTGTAATGGTTCAAGAAGATGTTATGGATCAGTTTTATCCTTATTTCCATCAACATCATGAAGCACAATTGATGTGGATAATCAAAGGAAGCGGTGTGCTGGTTGTAGAAGATACGTTGCATTCCTTTAAAGAAAACGATATTTTTTTTCTTGGTGCAAATCAACCACATGTCTTCAAATCAATGTCGATGGATGATTACAGTAATGAGTCTAGATCAATCTCTATTTTCTTTGATCCCAAAGGAAAATTAGGTTCCTTATTTAACTTAGGTGAATTTGAGACGCTGTTACAATTTATAAATAATAATGCGAGAGGGTTTAAAGTCCCTGAGGCATATTTTGATGCGGTATCCAAGCGAGTTATTCAGTTAAAATCTTCCGATAGTATAGACAAATTAATGCATTTCTTTTATTTACTGCGAACCTTATCCATGATGTCAAAAGATATTGAACCTTTGTGTGTGGAAAGAGGAGTTACGTTAACGAATGAAACGGTAAGTTCCAATCGGATGCATGATATTTGTAATTATATCAAGGAAAATTATAAAAAAGAGCTCACTCTTGAAGAAGTTGCGAATCAGGCGAATCTTACCCCACAAGCTTTTTGTCGTTACTTTAAAAAACACTGTGGATTGACATTTGTTTCTTACCTCAATCGCATTCGTGTCAGAGAAGTGTGTAGCCAATTGAACGAAGAGCATCTGGATAGCGTTTCCTTTGTAGCCTACAATTGTGGATTTAATAGTATAACCAATTTTAACCGGGTATTTAAACAGATTGTTGGTTGTAATCCGAAAGAATACGTGCAAAATTACAAGAAGACCGTCTCCACGATGTTATAG
- a CDS encoding aminopeptidase P family protein, whose product MMFDQELYIQRRKGLISKFSSGMLLLLGNIENPINFEHNTYSFRQDSNFLYYIGIKSPKLAAIFDIDQGETILFGDEMTIDDIVWMGQQQTLKEKAFLSGIHQVYPFDLLGTYIQQRQKLKSVIHFLPPYQSHNKLLLQQVLHTPFTELEPSIPFIQAVVAQRSIKSIEEIAELEKAVNVAVDMHRLAIQMTKPGLHEFEISNAMQHFAQDQGMSYSYPPIVTKHGEILHNHMQYHRIHDGDLLLNDSGVETSLGYASDLTRTFPVGNRFTPLQEEMYAIVLHAFKTAEQALTAGITFKEIHLKACEALVEGLIQVGFMKGNAQDAVANHAHALFFQCGLGHMLGLDVHDMEDLGEQYVGYTKSEPKDTQTFGIKSLRLGRKLEAGFVLTVEPGIYIIPELTQLWQQKGLHIEFINYDLLTKHLDFGGIRIEDNYLIQEKGFQRLGKYLEREIHELYQLKDKS is encoded by the coding sequence ATGATGTTTGATCAGGAACTTTACATCCAACGGAGGAAGGGATTAATTAGCAAGTTTTCCTCTGGAATGCTCCTATTATTAGGCAATATTGAGAATCCAATTAATTTTGAACACAATACGTATTCCTTTCGTCAAGACAGTAACTTTTTATATTATATCGGTATTAAGAGTCCTAAACTTGCTGCAATTTTTGATATCGACCAGGGAGAGACAATTTTATTTGGTGATGAGATGACCATTGATGATATCGTATGGATGGGACAACAACAAACATTAAAGGAAAAAGCTTTTCTTTCTGGTATTCATCAAGTTTACCCTTTCGATCTATTGGGTACTTATATCCAACAAAGACAGAAACTAAAGAGCGTCATCCATTTTTTACCTCCTTATCAGTCCCATAACAAATTATTATTACAACAGGTCCTTCATACCCCATTTACTGAGCTTGAACCATCTATACCTTTTATTCAGGCTGTCGTGGCGCAACGAAGTATCAAATCTATTGAGGAGATTGCTGAACTGGAAAAGGCTGTGAACGTAGCTGTTGATATGCATCGCCTAGCCATTCAAATGACCAAACCTGGTTTACATGAATTTGAGATAAGCAATGCAATGCAACATTTTGCACAAGATCAAGGAATGTCCTATTCCTACCCCCCCATTGTCACAAAACATGGAGAAATCCTACACAATCACATGCAATATCATCGCATCCATGATGGTGATCTATTATTAAATGATTCAGGGGTAGAGACTTCATTAGGCTATGCTTCAGATTTAACAAGAACATTTCCAGTTGGTAATCGGTTTACTCCTTTACAAGAAGAAATGTATGCAATTGTATTGCATGCTTTCAAAACCGCAGAACAAGCGTTAACAGCTGGTATTACTTTCAAAGAAATCCATCTTAAAGCTTGTGAAGCACTTGTAGAAGGTCTTATTCAAGTTGGTTTTATGAAAGGGAACGCACAAGATGCTGTTGCAAATCATGCACATGCTTTGTTTTTCCAATGTGGATTGGGTCATATGCTAGGTCTTGATGTCCATGATATGGAAGATCTAGGCGAACAATATGTAGGATACACGAAAAGTGAACCAAAAGATACCCAAACTTTTGGGATAAAATCATTGCGTTTAGGTCGAAAATTAGAAGCTGGCTTCGTCTTGACAGTGGAACCAGGTATATATATCATTCCAGAACTTACTCAACTATGGCAACAAAAAGGTCTGCACATAGAATTTATTAACTATGATCTGTTGACTAAGCATCTGGATTTTGGAGGTATCCGCATCGAGGATAATTATTTGATCCAAGAAAAAGGTTTCCAACGACTTGGAAAATACCTCGAAAGGGAGATCCATGAACTTTACCAATTAAAAGATAAATCTTAA